The Patagioenas fasciata isolate bPatFas1 chromosome 3, bPatFas1.hap1, whole genome shotgun sequence genome contains a region encoding:
- the NMBR gene encoding neuromedin-B receptor isoform X1, whose protein sequence is MEGELAPELTAVPLGENGSARLVPDTALLSPARGTAMFIIRCVIPSLYLLIITVGLLGNIILMKIFISNSAMRSVPNIFISSLAAGDLLLLVTCVPVDASRYFSEEWLFGEVGCKLIPAIQLTSVGVSVFTLTALSADRYKAIVNPMDIQTSSAVLWTYVKAIAIWVVSMLLAVPEVVFSELAHINDTNNATFTACIPYPMTDDMHPKIHSVLIFLVYFLIPLAIISIYYYHIAKSLIKSAHNIPGEYSEHSKKQMETRKRLAKIVLVFVAFFAVCWFPNHVLYMYRSFNYNEIDPSTGHMVATLVARVLSFCNSCVNPFALYFLSESFRRYFNNQLRCRRKAQQERSASYLRNSSAIQMTSLKSNTRNTVTSTTQLNGHNLKQEMSL, encoded by the exons atggagggagagCTGGCTCCCGAGCTCACAGCAGTGCCCCTCGGGGAGAATGGGAGCGCCCGGCTGGTGCCAGAcacagccctgctgtccccagcacgggGCACGGCCATGTTCATCATCCGCTGTGTGATTCCTTCACTTTACCTGCTCATCATCACTGTGGGCTTGCTGGGCAACATCATCCTCATGAAGATCTTCATCTCCAACAGTGCCATGAGGAGTGTGCCAAACATCTTCATCTCCAGCCTGGCTGCCGGCGATCTGCTGTTGCTAGTGACCTGTGTGCCTGTGGATGCCTCACGGTATTTCTCCGAGGAGTGGCTCTTCGGGGAGGTGGGCTGCAAGCTCATCCCTGCTATCCAGCTCACTTCTGTTGGTGTCTCTGTCTTCACCCTCACTGCCCTCAGTGCCGACAG GTACAAAGCAATTGTAAATCCCATGGATATCCAGACCTCCAGTGCAGTGCTATGGACCTACGTTAAAGCCATTGCCATCTGGGTAGTCTCCATGCTCCTAGCAGTTCCTGAAGTGGTGTTCTCTGAACTGGCCCACATCAATGACACAAATAATGCTACtttcacagcatgcataccataCCCCATGACAGATGATATGCACCCGAAGATCCATTCTGTGCTGATTTTTCTTGTGTATTTCCTTATTCCTCTTGCCATTATTAGTATCTACTACTATCATATTGCAAAGAGTTTAATAAAAAGTGCTCACAACATCCCTGGAGAATACAGCGAGCATTCCAAAAAGCAG atgGAAACTCGGAAACGTCTGGCAAAAATAGTTCTAGTTTTTGTTGCCTTCTTTGCTGTCTGCTGGTTTCCTAACCATGTACTGTACATGTACCGTTCTTTTAATTACAATGAGATTGATCCATCAACAGGACATATGGTTGCTACCTTAGTGGCCCGAGTGCTAAGTTTCTGCAACTCCTGTGTCAACCCATTTGCACTGTATTTTCTCAGTGAGAGTTTTAGAAGATATTTCAACAACCAGCTTCGTTGCAGGAGGAAAGCTCAGCAGGAGAGATCTGCCAGCTACTTGCGCAACTCTTCTGCCATTCAAATGACTTCCCTGAAAAGCAATACCAGGAACACCGTGACTAGCACGACACAACTGAATGGGCACAACTTGAAACAAGAAATGTCATTATAA
- the NMBR gene encoding neuromedin-B receptor isoform X2, whose translation MDIQTSSAVLWTYVKAIAIWVVSMLLAVPEVVFSELAHINDTNNATFTACIPYPMTDDMHPKIHSVLIFLVYFLIPLAIISIYYYHIAKSLIKSAHNIPGEYSEHSKKQMETRKRLAKIVLVFVAFFAVCWFPNHVLYMYRSFNYNEIDPSTGHMVATLVARVLSFCNSCVNPFALYFLSESFRRYFNNQLRCRRKAQQERSASYLRNSSAIQMTSLKSNTRNTVTSTTQLNGHNLKQEMSL comes from the exons ATGGATATCCAGACCTCCAGTGCAGTGCTATGGACCTACGTTAAAGCCATTGCCATCTGGGTAGTCTCCATGCTCCTAGCAGTTCCTGAAGTGGTGTTCTCTGAACTGGCCCACATCAATGACACAAATAATGCTACtttcacagcatgcataccataCCCCATGACAGATGATATGCACCCGAAGATCCATTCTGTGCTGATTTTTCTTGTGTATTTCCTTATTCCTCTTGCCATTATTAGTATCTACTACTATCATATTGCAAAGAGTTTAATAAAAAGTGCTCACAACATCCCTGGAGAATACAGCGAGCATTCCAAAAAGCAG atgGAAACTCGGAAACGTCTGGCAAAAATAGTTCTAGTTTTTGTTGCCTTCTTTGCTGTCTGCTGGTTTCCTAACCATGTACTGTACATGTACCGTTCTTTTAATTACAATGAGATTGATCCATCAACAGGACATATGGTTGCTACCTTAGTGGCCCGAGTGCTAAGTTTCTGCAACTCCTGTGTCAACCCATTTGCACTGTATTTTCTCAGTGAGAGTTTTAGAAGATATTTCAACAACCAGCTTCGTTGCAGGAGGAAAGCTCAGCAGGAGAGATCTGCCAGCTACTTGCGCAACTCTTCTGCCATTCAAATGACTTCCCTGAAAAGCAATACCAGGAACACCGTGACTAGCACGACACAACTGAATGGGCACAACTTGAAACAAGAAATGTCATTATAA